The following are from one region of the Dermacentor albipictus isolate Rhodes 1998 colony chromosome 5, USDA_Dalb.pri_finalv2, whole genome shotgun sequence genome:
- the LOC135909299 gene encoding keratin, type I cytoskeletal 9-like produces the protein MKAFVAIALLSAASVAYAGSKTDSLGTPGFPGGVGGPGSAVGSLGPSNGASGFPSLPSLGSPGAGSSGSVASFPGSFGPTAGSVGRPSLPSLGSSGAGSSGSVASFPGSFGPTAGSAGRPSSSGPAARFPSGGSYGPSGFGPYGYGPSFVPGYYGNGGFDGFYGSGFGDAGYYGGSFGPFGVYGPSFAPGYGPSFGPSGYGPVNGFGSSGFGPSGFGHPYVFGSGSSFGSGFGPGSSSGSGSGSTSGFGAGSGFGPSFSSGPGVQGGSFGNGFGSYGPSFGSGSFGGSLGSSGASQAAVRGSSRSSAGSSSSSRQ, from the exons ATGAAAGCCTTCGTTGCCATCGCTCTCCTGTCCGCTG CTTCGGTGGCCTATGCCGGTTCGAAGACAGATTCTCTTGGCACCCCAGGTTTTCCGGGCGGTGTGGGCGGCCCTGGCAGTGCCGTCGGGTCGCTTGGGCCCAGCAATGGCGCCTCAGGGTTCCCGTCTCTTCCCTCACTAGGTTCACCTGGAGCAGGGTCTTCGGGATCTGTGGCTAGCTTCCCTGGATCTTTTGGACCTACCGCCGGATCTGTAGGACGACCGTCTCTTCCCTCACTAGGTTCATCTGGAGCAGGGTCTTCGGGATCTGTGGCTAGCTTCCCTGGATCTTTTGGACCTACCGCCGGATCTGCAGGACGACCTAGCTCATCAGGCCCCGCTGCCCGTTTCCCGAGTGGAGGCTCTTATGGTCCGTCAGGCTTTGGACCTTACGGTTACGGACCCAGTTTTGTCCCTGGTTATTACGGAAATGGCGGCTTCGACGGTTTCTACGGCAGCGGCTTTGGCGATGCAGGTTATTACGGCGGCAGTTTCGGTCCATTCGGCGTCTACGGCCCTAGCTTTGCCCCCGGCTATGGTCCCAGCTTTGGCCCTTCTGGCTATGGCCCTGTTAACGGTTTTGGCTCATCTGGCTTTGGCCCTTCTGGCTTTGGCCACCCTTACGTTTTTGGCTCCGGCTCTAGCTTCGGCTCTGGTTTTGGCCCCGGTTCCAGCTCTGGTTCCGGCTCTGGTTCCACCTCTGGATTCGGCGCTGGTTCCGGCTTTGGTCCCAGCTTTAGCTCTGGTCCTGGGGTTCAGGGAGGCAGCTTCGGCAATGGCTTCGGCTCTTACGGCCCCTCGTTTGGTTCTGGCAGCTTTGGTGGCAGCCTTGGTAGCTCTGGAGCCTCCCAAGCAGCTGTACGAGGAAGTTCACGTTCTAGCGCAGGAAGCTCCAG CTCCTCTCGCCAATAA
- the LOC135909296 gene encoding uncharacterized protein — MKAFIAIALLSAASVAYAGSKTDNFGATGLPGGVGGLGSAVGSLGPSNGASGLPSLPSLSSSGAGSSGSVASFPGFLGPTAGSVGRPSLPSLGSSGAGSSGSVASFPVSFGPSSGSVGRPSSSGPAARFPSGGSYGPSGFGPYAYGPSFVPGYYGNGGFDGFYGSGFGDAGYYGGSFGPFGGYGPSFAPGYGSSFGPSGYGPVYGFGPGSSFGSGFGPGSSSGSDFGSGFGSGFGPSFGGKGGNFGNGYGFYGPGVSYGSPFGGQSSFGFGSGSSGGSLASSQLPVRGLSSSGARSSSSSSASARQ; from the exons ATGAAAGCCTTCATTGCCATTGCTCTGCTATCCGCTG CTTCGGTGGCCTATGCCGGTTCGAAGACAGATAATTTTGGCGCTACAGGTCTTCCGGGCGGTGTGGGCGGCCTTGGCAGTGCCGTCGGGTCGCTTGGGCCAAGCAATGGCGCCTCAGGGTTACCGTCTCTTCCCTCACTAAGTTCATCTGGAGCAGGGTCTTCGGGATCTGTGGCTAGCTTCCCTGGATTTCTTGGACCTACCGCCGGATCTGTAGGACGACCGTCTCTTCCCTCACTAGGTTCATCTGGAGCAGGGTCTTCGGGATCTGTGGCTAGCTTCCCTGTATCTTTTGGACCTAGCTCCGGATCTGTAGGACGACCTAGCTCATCAGGCCCCGCTGCCCGTTTCCCGAGTGGAGGCTCTTATGGTCCGTCAGGCTTTGGACCTTACGCTTACGGACCCAGTTTTGTCCCTGGTTATTACGGAAATGGCGGCTTCGACGGTTTCTACGGCAGCGGCTTTGGCGATGCAGGTTATTACGGCGGCAGTTTCGGTCCATTCGGCGGCTACGGCCCTAGCTTTGCCCCCGGCTATGGTTCCAGCTTTGGCCCTTCTGGCTATGGCCCCGTTTACGGTTTTGGCCCCGGCTCTAGTTTCGGCTCTGGTTTCGGCCCCGGTTCTAGCTCTGGTTCCGACTTTGGCTCCGGCTTTGGCTCCGGCTTCGGGCCTAGCTTTGGTGGTAAGGGAGGCAACTTCGGCAACGGCTACGGATTTTACGGCCCCGGGGTCAGTTATGGTTCCCCATTCGGTGGCCAGTCAAGCTTTGGATTTGGCTCTGGCAGCTCTGGCGGCAGCCTTGCATCCTCCCAACTTCCCGTACGAGGACTTTCAAGTTCTGGCGCACGAAGCTCCAG CTCCTCCTCTGCTTCCGCTCGCCAATAA